Proteins encoded within one genomic window of Arachis ipaensis cultivar K30076 chromosome B08, Araip1.1, whole genome shotgun sequence:
- the LOC107611233 gene encoding uncharacterized protein LOC107611233 has translation MTEEQRQQHLARRRATYRETIRQGKQIAMSTDTTPISTPMPNTGMKAMILAQVIEILITLLGKCLFATSKCSPGIDFMGSRQDMTQRYDDGMAIVLKEGKPDIFLTMTCNPSWSEIASELSPTQTPQDLPDLTTRIFRAKFKQLKEDVITKGVLGKVKSYIYVTKFQKRGLPHIHMLLILENNDKLSDADQYDSLVRAEIPCKEAEPHIHEAVLRHMVHVPCGTLNQSSPCMKNGQCKHNYPKEFVAETRRDDDSYPQYRRRFDTPIPINQNVTIDNRWVVPYNPWLLLKYDCHINVEICSSIKSIKYLYKYCYKGPDRVAMKVHRSSHYDEVKQFIDARWIVVSKACWRIFKFNLYRMYPSVERHLLYREIPEYYSWHSKEKEWRRRRSQKRAIGRIYTISPTEREKFYLRILLSNVREPTGWDDLLTVNGVQYSSFKQSIQHQRLLESDSSIRSCLVEASILRMPCALRRLFATILIFCEPTDVRRLWDEFLSYMVDDYPSTSTTTCHGLTNRLLRDLNDILLQHGKHIAQYDLSALTSDNDNDNLMPRIIQEEMSIEVP, from the exons ATGACCGAAGAACAAAGACAGCAACACCTAGCTAGAAGACGTGCAACTTATCGCGAGACGATTCGACAAGGAAAACAAATTGCCATGTCAACTGATACAACTCCTATTTCAACTCCTATGCCAAACACAG GAATGAAAGCAATGATACTGGCACAAGTAATAGAGATCCTAATAACATTGTTG GGGAAATGTCTCTTTGCCACAAGTAAATGCTCCCCAGGAATAGATTTCATGGGCAGTCGTCAAGACATGACCCAACGGTACGATGATGGAATGGCTATTGTTCTTAAAGAAGGAAAACCGGATATTTTTCTCACTATGACATGCAATCCATCATGGTCAGAAATAGCTTCAGAACTCAGTCCTACTCAAACTCCACAAGATCTTCCGGATCTAACAACTAGGATTTTCAGAGCCAAATTCAAACAATTAAAGGAGGATGTCATTACCAAGGGTGTATTGGGAAAGGTAAAAAGTTATATTTATGTCACCAAGTTTCAGAAAAGAGGATTACCACACATACATATGTTGCTAATCCTAGAAAACAACGACAAGTTGAGTGATGCTGAccaatatgatagtttggttCGAGCGGAAATACCATGTAAAGAAGCAGAACCGCACATACATGAGGCAGTGCTAAGGCATATGGTCCATGTTCCTTGCGGAACACTTAATCAATCTTCACCATGCATGAAAAATGGTCAATGTAAACACAACTATCCAAAAGAGTTCGTAGCAGAGACACGACGAGATGATGACTCATATCCTCAATATAGGAGGCGATTTGATACTCCAATCCCTATAAACCAAAATGTCACAATTGACAATAGATGGGTAGTTCCGTACAACCCTTGGCTACTACTGAAGTATGATTGCCATATCAATGTAGAGATATGTAGCAGTATCAAGAGTATAAAGTATCTATACAAGTATTGCTATAAGGGACCAGATCGTGTTGCAATGAAGGTTCACAGAAGTTCTCATTATGATGAGGTGAAACAGTTTATTGATGCAAGATGGATTGttgtttcaaaggcatgctggaGAATATTTAAATTCAACCTTTACCGAATGTACCCATCAGTTGAAAG GCATCTTTTGTATAGGGAAATCCCAGAATATTACAGTTGGCACAGCAAGGAAAAAGAATGGCGTCGACGCAGGTCACAAAAGAGGGCTATCGGTCGGATCTATACTATTTCACCAACAGAAAGAGAAAAATTCTATTTGCGTATTCTATTGTCAAATGTAAGAGAACCAACTGGTTGGGATGATTTGTTAACAGTGAATGGTGTCCAATATTCGTCCTTTAAGCAATCCATTCAGCATCAAAGACTGCTAGAGAGTGATAGCAGTATAAGGTCATGTTTGGTTGAGGCTTCCATTTTAAGAATGCCATGTGCTTTAAGAAGGTTGTTTGCCACCATCTTAATTTTTTGTGAGCCAACAGATGTAAGAAGGTTGTGGGACGAGTTTCTTTCATACATGGTAGATGATTATCCATCAACAAGCACTACAACATGCCATGGGTTGACAAATCGTTTGCTTAGGGATTTAAATGACATCCTCTTACAACATGGAAAACATATTGCACAATACGATTTATCAGCTCTAACCTCGGACAACGACAATGACAACTTGATGCCTAGAATTATTCAAGAAGAGATGTCCATcgaagttccttga